A part of bacterium genomic DNA contains:
- a CDS encoding flagellar basal body L-ring protein FlgH gives MKRPLLLVLITLLCATCAAPIGVAESLWDSDAGGSLYANVKAHRPGDLLTVIIIENSSASSDAKTATENEHETGGGPGEGALNFIPLWGFKQKTKYDGEGNTTRSGQLSAVMSVRIMEELPGGMFRIEGHREVKRNGETDQMTLSGIIRSRDITPDNTISSAAIADAVIHYE, from the coding sequence ATGAAGCGCCCCCTCCTGCTCGTCCTGATCACGCTCCTCTGCGCGACCTGCGCGGCGCCGATCGGCGTTGCCGAGTCGCTGTGGGACAGCGATGCGGGCGGCAGCCTCTACGCCAACGTCAAGGCGCACCGGCCCGGCGACCTGCTCACCGTGATCATCATCGAGAACTCGAGCGCGAGCAGCGACGCCAAGACCGCCACCGAGAACGAGCACGAGACCGGCGGCGGCCCCGGCGAGGGTGCGCTGAACTTCATCCCACTCTGGGGCTTCAAGCAGAAGACCAAGTACGACGGCGAGGGCAACACCACGCGCAGCGGCCAGCTCAGCGCCGTGATGAGCGTGCGCATCATGGAAGAGCTGCCCGGCGGCATGTTCCGCATCGAAGGCCATCGCGAGGTCAAGCGCAACGGCGAGACCGACCAGATGACCCTCAGCGGGATCATCCGCAGTCGCGACATCACGCCCGACAACACGATCAGCTCGGCCGCCATCGCCGATGCCGTCATCCACTACGAAGA
- the flgA gene encoding flagellar basal body P-ring formation protein FlgA, with protein sequence MRHLALLASCLLLLAAPATGQESLALRETLACTGRVVLLGDLLAAGSAGALDARRVAQSPAPGETALLDRERLARQLADWGWTGRLSGPAQVKLHTPGVVVALAPLANAVRAELTARLDSLGLRLSGEVEGWPAELVCAAPRLQWRLALPDGQPRANGSARLTLTDAVGFEQVLELAFPCARPLRVGVVTAPLPRGARLGEWREEERDAFHISGEPLPLAALPGALISEPLRAGEVVTRRNARPAPLVKAGREVEVRLERGGVTVSLRGIAREDGALGELVGVKHLDGQVQRRYRVAGPGLVVPSYLSQPGGSS encoded by the coding sequence ATGCGACACCTCGCGCTGCTCGCCTCTTGCCTGCTGCTCCTCGCCGCGCCGGCGACGGGACAGGAGTCGCTCGCGCTCCGCGAGACGCTCGCTTGCACGGGCCGCGTCGTGCTGCTCGGCGATCTCCTCGCCGCGGGCAGCGCCGGCGCGCTCGATGCTCGCCGGGTGGCGCAGAGTCCGGCGCCCGGTGAGACCGCGCTCCTCGATCGCGAGCGCCTGGCGCGCCAGCTCGCCGACTGGGGCTGGACCGGGCGGCTCAGCGGGCCGGCCCAGGTCAAGCTGCACACGCCGGGCGTCGTCGTCGCGCTGGCCCCGCTCGCGAACGCCGTGCGCGCGGAGCTGACGGCGCGCCTGGACTCGCTCGGGCTGCGCCTCTCCGGCGAGGTCGAGGGCTGGCCGGCGGAGCTGGTCTGTGCGGCGCCGCGCCTGCAGTGGCGACTCGCCCTGCCGGACGGCCAGCCCCGCGCGAACGGCAGCGCCCGCCTCACCCTCACCGATGCTGTCGGCTTCGAGCAGGTCCTCGAGCTGGCCTTCCCCTGCGCGCGGCCGCTGCGGGTGGGCGTGGTGACCGCGCCGCTGCCACGCGGCGCTCGGCTCGGCGAGTGGCGCGAGGAAGAGCGCGACGCCTTCCACATCTCGGGCGAGCCGCTGCCGCTCGCCGCGCTTCCCGGCGCCCTGATCAGCGAGCCGCTGCGCGCGGGTGAAGTCGTCACCCGGCGCAACGCGCGGCCGGCGCCCCTGGTGAAGGCGGGCCGCGAGGTCGAAGTCCGCCTGGAGCGCGGCGGCGTCACCGTCAGCCTGCGCGGCATCGCCCGCGAGGACGGTGCGCTCGGCGAACTCGTCGGCGTCAAGCATCTCGACGGCCAGGTGCAGCGGCGCTACCGCGTCGCCGGCCCCGGGCTCGTCGTCCCCAGCTACCTCAGCCAACCGGGAGGCTCCTCATGA